Proteins from one Chloroflexota bacterium genomic window:
- a CDS encoding cobalamin-binding protein gives MKVKWQTTAMLAMALVIITWLIVACTLNASKEPTAPHVEGAAFPLEIVDQAGRIVRVEKLPEKIISLAPSNTEILYALGLEDRLAGVTEFCDYPEAAQQKPQIGGYSTVDIEKVVEMQPDLILAANIHQDEVIPRLEQLGLTVLALDPVTVDEVIEAINLIGKVTGKEEAASHLTGEMEDRIAAVTDRTAALPEEGKLRVLYILWHDPLMTVGSATRINELIERAGGVSISRDLTEEYPKISLEAVIMANPQVIIAGSGHGSGQDVPMQFALNEPRLAEVEARLNNRIYEIDSDLTSRPGPRMVEGLEKLAQFIHPELFEESK, from the coding sequence ATGAAGGTAAAGTGGCAAACGACGGCAATGCTCGCTATGGCTCTGGTCATAATCACCTGGCTGATAGTGGCCTGTACACTAAATGCCAGTAAAGAACCAACAGCGCCACACGTTGAGGGGGCGGCATTCCCTCTGGAAATCGTCGACCAGGCGGGAAGGATAGTCAGAGTGGAGAAACTGCCCGAAAAGATAATATCACTGGCGCCGAGCAATACCGAAATCCTGTATGCTCTGGGACTGGAAGACAGACTGGCGGGCGTAACGGAATTCTGTGATTACCCGGAGGCAGCCCAGCAAAAACCGCAGATAGGAGGGTATTCCACGGTCGATATCGAGAAAGTGGTGGAAATGCAGCCAGACCTCATACTGGCGGCCAACATTCACCAGGATGAAGTCATACCACGACTGGAACAGCTTGGCCTGACCGTATTAGCGCTGGACCCGGTAACCGTTGACGAGGTAATCGAAGCGATTAATCTGATTGGAAAAGTTACCGGGAAAGAAGAGGCGGCCTCTCATCTAACCGGAGAAATGGAGGACCGGATTGCGGCGGTAACGGATAGAACAGCCGCCCTGCCTGAGGAAGGGAAGCTGCGGGTTCTTTATATTCTGTGGCATGACCCACTGATGACGGTGGGTTCAGCAACCCGCATCAATGAGCTTATTGAAAGGGCCGGAGGGGTCAGCATTTCCCGAGACCTGACCGAAGAATATCCCAAGATAAGTTTGGAAGCTGTGATTATGGCCAATCCTCAGGTGATTATCGCCGGCAGCGGCCATGGCAGCGGCCAGGACGTGCCGATGCAATTCGCTTTGAATGAACCCAGGCTGGCTGAAGTTGAAGCTCGATTGAATAATCGAATCTACGAGATAGACTCCGACCTGACCAGTCGCCCCGGGCCGAGGATGGTTGAGGGGCTGGAGAAACTGGCCCAATTCATACATCCGGAACTGTTCGAGGAGTCCAAATGA